In Salvelinus sp. IW2-2015 unplaced genomic scaffold, ASM291031v2 Un_scaffold1526, whole genome shotgun sequence, the following proteins share a genomic window:
- the LOC112071123 gene encoding SH2 domain-containing protein 1B2-like, with protein MASALVVYHGAISKLECEDRLGKNGKNGAYLIRDSETIQAAMCLCVYRQKVVYTYRILQNNTGNYTLQTTPGVEEKFFKTLEELVHHYKCRGQGLVQHLCHLVKRKTLLQLPDPNIIEEVPDYEIVDASDYVEVLPS; from the exons ATGGCTTCGGCTCTAGTGGTGTACCACGGAGCAATCAGTAAATTGGAGTGTGAGGATCGGCTTGGGAAGAACGGGAAGAACGGAGCCTACCTCATCAGAGACAGCGAAACTATTCAAGCagccatgtgtctgtgtgtcta TAGACAGAAGGTGGTGTATACCTACAGGATTCTCCAGAACAACACTGGAAACTACACCCTGCAG acaacaCCTGGTGTAGAGGAGAAGTTCTTTAAGACATTAGAGGAGCTGGTCCACCATTATAAGTGTCGAGGGCAGGGATTGGTCCAGCACCTGTGCCACTTAGTCAAGAGAAAGACTCTGCTTCAACTTCCTGACCCCAATATCATYGAAGAGGTGCCTGATTATGAGA TTGTGGATGCATCAGACTACGTCGAGGTCCTGCCCTCCTGA
- the LOC112071133 gene encoding lipase member H-like, whose product MLLWRLFGLMGFLTLCKGQDSGVGALCDDFTDLDFHECFLGTTLNIKLLLYTKYNLRCGRELNHHQLSSQPLFNLSLPTAFVIHGYRPTRAPPFWVDHVVQLLSEQEDMNILVVDWNRGAANLNYFTAVTNTRQAANNLTGFILNMQAEGAPLSSVHLIGSSLGAHLAGFVGANLKGKIGRITGLDPAGPMFTGATPEERLDPSDAMFVDVLHTDMNSFGLRGQHGHIDYYANGGSDQPGCPKTIFSGKSYFMCDHQRSVFLYLCALNRTCSLTAYPCSSYSDFLDGRCLQCEAFKPASCPMLGYDVSRWRDILLRLGQTKVYFTTTATLPYKKVSYRVDMVTWNRYPRWGVLILRLHSGRNFTEARIDRKLFRFEKYTSTRLLVQFDEDLQPIQKISLSIATRNVIGPRYKIRLIHIRLTPLEQPDRPLMCRYDIIMEENIEVAFRPLPCDPRL is encoded by the exons ATGTTACTCTGGCGACTCTTTGGTTTGATGGGCTTCCTAACGCTTTGCAAAG GCCAGGATAGTGGTGTAGGAGCACTGTGTGATGACTTTACAGACCTGGACTTCCATGAGTGCTTCCTCGGGACCACCCTGAACATTAAGCTGCTGCTCTACACCAA GTATAACCTACGCTGCGGCAGAGAGTTGAACCACCACCAGCTGTCCTCCCAGCCActcttcaacctctccctgccCACGGCTTTCGTCATCCACGGCTACCGGCCCACCAGGGCCCCTCCGTTCTGGGTGGACCACGTCGTCCAGCTGCTGTCTGAGCAGGAGGACATGAACATCTTGGTAGTGGACTGGAACAGAGGAGCTGCTAACCTCAACTACTTCACTGCTGTGACCAACACACGACAGGCTGCCAACAACCTCACCGGCTTCATACTCAACATGCAG gcagagGGAGCGCCTCTGAGTTCGGTCCACCTGATCGGGTCGAGTCTGGGAGCTCACCTGGCTGGGTTCGTAGGAGCAAACCTGAAGGGCAAGATCGGCCGCATCACAG GTCTGGACCCAGCGGGGCCCATGTTCACTGGAGCGACACCTGAGGAGAGACTAGACCCTTCAGACGCCATGTTTGTAGATGTACTACACACTGACATGAACT CGTTTGGTCTCAGAGGTCAACATGGTCATATTGACTACTACGCCAACGGAGGATCTGACCAGCCAGGCTGCCCCAAGACCATCTTCTcag GGAAGTCATATTTCATGTGTGACCACCAGCGCTCTGTGTTCCTGTACCTGTGTGCTCTCAACCGAACCTGCAGTCTCACAGCCTACCCCTGCTCCTCCTACAGCGACTTCCTGGACGGCCGGTGCCTGCAGTGTGAGGCTTTTAAGCCCGCATCCTGCCCTATGCTAG GTTATGACGTCAGCAGGTGGAGGGATATTCTGCTGCGATTGGGTCAGACCAARGTATACTTCACCACCACTGCCACGTTGCCCTATAAAA aggTCAGCTACAGGGTGGACATGGTGACATGGAACCGGTACCCGCGCTGGGGAGTCCTCATCCTCAGACTCCACAGTGGCAGGAACTTCACTGAGGCACGCATTGACCG tAAGCTGTTCAGGTTTGAGAAGTACACCTCCACCCGTCTGTTGGTCCAGTTTGATGAGGACCTTCAGCCCATCCAGAAGATATCCCTCAGCATTGCTACCAGAAACGTGATAGGCCCTCGCTACAAAATCCGACTAATCCACATCCGCCTCACCCCCCTGGAGCAACCCGACAG gccGCTGATGTGTCGCTATGACATCATCATGGAGGAGAATATTGAGGTGGCGTTCCGCCCTCTGCCCTGCGACCCTCGTCTCTGA